In a single window of the Ruminococcus albus 7 = DSM 20455 genome:
- a CDS encoding helix-turn-helix domain-containing protein, which produces MRIINVGCDHRHDADFSIERPEGSGDWLMLLVKTPAVFVTYKGEIGTEAGTVMLYSRGTPQYYRSDGGVFGNDWFHFMPENTEDERLLRELDIPFDTPVKLGSLSELTVFVSMMCHEHYSGGLYCTDTCDLLVKLFFMKLSEKLHRTADKGMGSSYEKMSVVRAKIYNDPAYNWTIEGLAHEMNMSRSSFQHSYKKLFGVTPMNDVINARTERAGYLLASTEHSVSRIAQMCGYSSDIHFVRQFRKVTGERPTEYRTRVRNKAENDRAEEVSGYEKENGGSDNSGGSAVRLRNGP; this is translated from the coding sequence GTGCGCATAATAAATGTTGGCTGCGATCATCGGCACGATGCGGATTTTTCGATAGAACGACCTGAGGGCTCGGGGGACTGGCTGATGCTGCTGGTCAAAACTCCGGCGGTGTTTGTGACATATAAGGGCGAGATCGGTACAGAGGCGGGCACCGTAATGCTGTACAGCAGGGGAACTCCTCAGTACTACCGTTCGGACGGCGGAGTGTTCGGGAATGACTGGTTCCATTTTATGCCTGAAAATACTGAGGATGAGCGGCTGCTGAGAGAACTGGACATACCATTTGATACGCCTGTAAAGCTTGGCAGTCTTTCGGAGCTGACGGTATTTGTCAGCATGATGTGCCACGAGCATTATTCCGGGGGACTTTACTGTACAGATACCTGCGACCTGCTTGTGAAGCTGTTTTTTATGAAGCTGAGCGAGAAGCTTCACAGGACGGCTGATAAGGGTATGGGCAGCAGCTATGAGAAGATGTCGGTGGTAAGGGCGAAAATATACAATGACCCTGCATACAACTGGACTATCGAGGGGCTTGCCCATGAAATGAACATGAGCCGTTCATCTTTCCAGCACAGCTATAAAAAGCTTTTCGGGGTAACTCCCATGAACGATGTTATAAATGCGCGTACCGAAAGGGCAGGGTATCTGCTTGCATCCACGGAACACAGTGTGAGCAGGATAGCGCAGATGTGCGGGTATTCATCGGATATACATTTTGTAAGACAGTTTAGAAAGGTGACGGGGGAAAGACCTACTGAGTACCGTACAAGGGTGAGGAACAAAGCGGAGAATGATCGGGCTGAGGAGGTGTCAGGATATGAAAAAGAGAATGGCGGCAGTGATAACAGCGGCGGCAGCGCTGTGCGCCTGCGGAACGGTCCGTAA
- a CDS encoding glycoside hydrolase family 5 protein, protein MNKKNIITLISALAVCSAVLSSCGQGNSSSSSKAEKAASSAAEESSENNTDNNDDTTVPTDLARSGEVRDISAMELVGEMKTGWNLGNSLDATGGSGVESEVSWGNPKTTQEMIDAVYNKGFDVIRMPVTWGNHVGEAPDYKIDEAWLDRVQEVVNYAYDDGAFVIINSHHEEDWRIPDNEHIDTVDEKTAAIWKQIAERFRDYGDHLIFEGLNEPRVKGSPEEWNGGTEEGRRCIDRLNKTFLDTVRATGGNNEKRLLLMTTYASSSMGKAIRDAAIPEDEHIGFSIHAYTPYAFTYNANADWELFEWDESHEGEIISLMSDLKETFIDKNVPVILTEYGAVNKDNNDEERAEWVSCYLDYAEKLGGIPCVWWDNGYYSSGNELFGIFDRNNCSWFTDTVTDALIEHSK, encoded by the coding sequence ATGAACAAAAAGAATATCATCACACTTATTTCCGCACTAGCTGTATGTTCCGCAGTACTTTCCTCCTGCGGACAGGGAAACAGCAGTTCATCTTCCAAAGCCGAAAAAGCAGCATCTTCCGCTGCAGAAGAAAGTTCAGAAAATAATACCGACAACAATGATGATACCACCGTCCCGACAGATCTTGCACGCAGCGGTGAGGTCAGGGATATATCCGCCATGGAGCTTGTGGGCGAAATGAAAACAGGCTGGAATCTTGGAAACTCCCTTGATGCCACAGGCGGCTCAGGTGTGGAGTCCGAGGTCAGCTGGGGCAATCCAAAAACCACTCAGGAAATGATAGACGCAGTATACAACAAGGGCTTCGATGTTATACGTATGCCCGTTACCTGGGGCAACCACGTAGGTGAGGCTCCCGACTACAAGATAGACGAAGCATGGCTGGATCGTGTGCAGGAGGTAGTTAACTATGCCTATGACGACGGCGCTTTCGTTATAATCAACTCCCACCATGAGGAGGACTGGCGAATACCCGATAACGAGCATATCGACACTGTCGATGAAAAGACCGCTGCCATCTGGAAACAGATAGCTGAACGCTTCAGGGATTACGGCGACCACCTGATATTTGAAGGTCTGAACGAGCCCCGCGTAAAGGGTTCTCCCGAAGAATGGAACGGCGGCACCGAAGAAGGCAGACGCTGCATCGACAGGCTGAACAAGACCTTCCTTGATACCGTACGTGCAACAGGCGGCAATAACGAAAAGCGACTGCTGCTCATGACTACATACGCATCATCCAGCATGGGCAAGGCTATAAGGGATGCAGCCATACCCGAAGACGAGCATATCGGTTTCTCGATACACGCATACACCCCCTATGCCTTCACCTATAATGCCAATGCCGACTGGGAGCTTTTTGAATGGGATGAAAGTCACGAGGGCGAGATAATATCCCTTATGTCAGACCTCAAAGAAACATTTATCGACAAGAACGTCCCCGTCATACTGACCGAGTACGGCGCTGTCAATAAGGACAACAACGATGAAGAACGTGCCGAGTGGGTATCCTGCTATCTGGACTATGCCGAAAAGCTGGGCGGCATCCCATGCGTATGGTGGGATAACGGCTACTACTCCTCAGGCAACGAGCTTTTCGGTATCTTTGACAGAAATAACTGCTCATGGTTCACCGATACCGTTACCGATGCTTTGATCGAACACTCAAAATAA